A section of the Primulina eburnea isolate SZY01 chromosome 1, ASM2296580v1, whole genome shotgun sequence genome encodes:
- the LOC140834812 gene encoding kiwellin-like: MGYEILNSASIFILSVLISSFSLGITVSSCNGPCQNLNDCEGQLICINGKCNDDPDVGTHICGGGSTPTPPSGGGSCQPSGTLYCNGQPYPKYSCSPPVTSSTPAKLTLNDFSPGGDGGDPSECDDQYHNNSERVVALSTGWYAGGSRCGTMIRITAKNGRSTTAKVVDECDSRNGCDAEHAYQPPCRNNIVDGSDAVWKALGLNEDLGVVDVTWSMA; the protein is encoded by the coding sequence ATGGGATATGAGATTTTAAACAGTGCTTCAATTTTTATACTAAGTGTTTTAATCTCCTCTTTCAGTCTTGGAATCACCGTTTCCTCCTGCAATGGCCCGTGCCAAAACCTGAATGACTGTGAGGGCCAGTTGATATGCATTAATGGAAAATGCAACGATGATCCAGACGTCGGCACTCACATCTGCGGCGGAGGAAGTACCCCTACGCCTCCTTCCGGCGGAGGGAGTTGTCAGCCATCCGGCACCCTCTACTGCAACGGTCAACCTTACCCTAAATACAGTTGCTCTCCACCGGTCACATCGTCCACACCAGCCAAACTCACCCTGAACGACTTCAGTCCAGGCGGAGACGGAGGTGACCCGTCTGAATGTGACGACCAATATCACAACAACAGCGAAAGGGTCGTGGCATTGTCTACTGGATGGTACGCCGGCGGGTCTAGGTGCGGGACGATGATAAGGATAACGGCAAAGAATGGGCGGAGCACGACGGCGAAGGTGGTGGATGAATGCGACTCCAGGAACGGCTGCGACGCCGAACACGCGTACCAGCCGCCGTGTCGGAATAATATAGTGGATGGGTCAGACGCCGTGTGGAAGGCTCTGGGGCTGAACGAGGATTTGGGGGTGGTTGATGTTACGTGGTCAATGGCCTAA